The window GGCATGAACCTTTTCATGTCTCTTTTTCAGATGGGATCGACATTCCTTCTCCAGGCAGAGAGGATGAATCTAGCATTAGGAGACTTCACACTACCCGCTGCTTCATTAAACCTGTTTGATTCTCTGGTCATTCTTGTCCTAGTGCCCTTTATGGATAGAATCGTTTATCCTCTGCTTGACAAGTGTTGGAAGAGACCCTCGCAGCTGGTTAGAATTGGTGAGTGAAAACTTATGCCAGTCAACGATGTGTTGAACAGGGTTTCTCATCATGTCTCCTCAGATACACTGTCACATGtggtagtacatgtaattgtcaaTTGATTATGGTCTAATTGATCGCTAATTGATTGAATAATTCTGGTATTTTCATGCACCTGTTATCACAAGGTGATTTCAGCCAACTGTCTCTTCTTTCCAGGTTTTGGAATGATCCTGGCAGTCTCTAGCATGGTGGTTGCTGGTATCCTTGAGATCTATAGGAAAGAAGAACTGTCCCAGTCTGGTGGCTTTTCACAAGAAGTTGCCGAAAAATACTTCAATGCATCGCATTATAGTGTGCTGTTACAAGTGCCACAGTTTGTTTTGATCGGTGCTAGTGAAGTGTTTGCTATGGTGACTGGTGAGTTATCGACGTACAGGTCCGGGGTTATGCACATACCTGAGCCTCAAACATGTTGAGAGGCAGCGTGTCACCAGGTCATCTAATGACACGTCATTGGCGTGTATGCGGATAAAGACAGGATTCGGTGACCGCTGCTTCTCATCATGTGGTCcccggttgtggaatgccctaccggagcacatcaggggggcggacgcgctgcttgcttttaaacgactcctaaaatcctggctgttcgaggaagcatttcttggtggggaggtagcgccttgagcaggtttacctggagtttggcgctctataagacattggtgattgattgattgattgatgtacTTGTAATTTATATTTCGGTGCAACAcaaaaagtattttctgatgtCGGGCTCTTTTGGTTTCAAACATTGATGTCAATTCTATTGTATAATGTAGTATTCTTCAATGGCTATACCCGACACAATTTTTACAGATTTCAgctgaacatatttttcacaatCATTAATCAGTGTTAAATAAAAGTGTCCGACGTGCATATTGCCCGTAATATTGGCCATCAAAACCTCAAGCAACACCAAAGTTCTATAATGTCTTCATAATCTTGATTTCAGGGTTGGAGTTTGCCTACAGCGAAGCCCCGAGTTCCCTGAAAGGTGTAGTGATGGGCATGTTCCTGGTCACCTCTGGATTAGGAAATTACATTGGATCTTTGCTGATCAACATTGTGAATGCTGCAACTGCTGGAGGTGCGAGTTTGTCTCTTTAGTTTGCTTAAGTTTTGTTTCTTATTCCTCCATACTGATATTTCTCAGACATCTGTTTTTATTGGCAGTGAAAAAGTGACCCCTACGTCATGTTCCTTCTGGACCAAAATAGGTCTCTCAAAAAATAAGCAACGGGTGAATGTCCAATAAGGaagtttttcattcattttttcagATGAGTGGTACCCAGACGAAATCAACACAGGTCATCTTGACTACTATTTCTTCCTGGTTGGCGGTCTGATGATGCTAAATACTCTTGTATATTTCATCATAGCGTACAGATACAAGAAAGTGAAGTACAAGAAAAAGGACTATGTGATAGGGTATTACAAGGCTGATGCTAGCAAATATAATAGACTTACGGATGAGAATAATGCTGATGTTACTGTGGTAGACGAAGCAGTAGATACCTAGCAGTGTTTTGGTGTGCGGAATTCTAAACAAGTGTGGTCCGTAATGTCTGCAAAATTGTTCGAGCTGCATTATTTGTAGTCCTACAAAAACCTGCATAGAACTATATTTTTGGTATCCAtgaaaatttgatatcattgtaCAATGTAGATGCTCAAAATGATAATTTCATGACCTGTACATTATCATTAACATCCTCTCGTGAAAataatcatcatatcattattaCCTGTAATAGTGCAAATCTAGTTACAATCCAAATAGAAATTGAAGAGTTTGTGTCTATATATTAATTTTCTTATGTCTTTAAACCTATCTGTGATTGAACTTTACATCATCTTGAgtgaatatttttaaaacttATATGAGGCGCgaataaagatacatgtacccGGTAACAAAAAAGGCGTGAAATTTTACCGTCTTTGCAGTATATACTCACACAttaaaatgttcattttcaCATACAGATTGATTTGTGTTCTTGATGCGTTTCTTGAActttacatgtaaatatatagATATAGAAATATATCTTAAtgtcaatatttttcttttgttgAATATGTGGAATTTGTTCCTTCAAAAGGAAACTTCTTTCAGTGCCAAATATTTCATCACCAACCCACTCCTATTAGCAAAACCATTGGTGAAAAATTACCAACTATTGTAGCCTGGCAAATACATAGCATATTCTATCCTGGATGTTTACAAACCAACCAGCATCATTAAGGGAAATAAGCAGAACTAATGAAAATTAGGCCTGTAGGTGGGGCTAGGGGTCCAACTGCCATCATTCGAGTCAGATTCTTCGCAAAATTTATCCAAAAGTCTATCAACGGTTTCAAAACGATTACGCTCAGATTCACTAAACTCATCAGTCATGTGTTCATCTGATATTGTCACatcagatggcgcctcggttgGGGCCCTGTAGCTGATATCACTATCACTACTGTCAGAGCTGTAGAGAGGGAGAGAACTTGGGTTCTCAACTGGCTTTGGTCGGCGCTGGCTACGACGAATTCGCAGAGTAGCGTGATTATCACTAGTAGAATTGTTATGGTTCAGGCTTGAACCTTCACCACTTCGACTAGAACCACTGGTGTGAGTGCTAGGTGATGTTCCGTCTGTCTGATCATAGTTGGTTGACCGTTTCACCTTCTTGGAAGACACTTGCTTCGCTCCACCATCAGATTCACTTGATCCACGTCTTCGTTTCTTTGATCGTTTTTCAAGCGAGGACTTAGTAGCGTTATCCTCGACAGAATATTCAACCAATCCGGATGAAGTCACTTGGTCATCTGACACACATAAAGTCAGAGCCTTCTTCCCAAAAGTTGATTGTTTGCCACCAGTATTTCGGCCAGGTTCTGAGTCACTATCACTACTACTACCGGTACTCGTGTTCACATGGGAAAATTTTCCATGATGTGGGACACGGTTACCAGAAGATTCGCTATCAGAATTTGAACTGCTTTGTCTAGACACGTAGGAATTTTGATCATCCTCAGAATGCACTGAACTTGATCTCGAGTACGATCTTGAAATAAAGGAACCAAACGAGGCTTGGTCTTCACTAGCAATTGGTGTCCCCGACGGCCCACTGCTCCACGAGAAACTTCCAGGCTGGCTGTTTCCGTCACCTTGACTATTACTCTGATCGTCATAATGGTCCCGAGAGGTACCATAGTTGCTGTACTGGCTGTTGGAGTAACCAGACCCTTCATAATCATCACTATCGGGACGCATTGGGGTGTGGTCATCGTAGCTATAATAGTTATGATCAGAGATAGCTGCAGCTGGACTGGCTACACCAGCAGCCCTTGCAGGTGAACTTGTAGTCAGGGTTGGGGCGGGTAGAGTACCACGCTGGTCAGATTCCGTCGGTGACGCAGGAGGAGTGACACGGTACACCACATCCATTCTAGCACCAGCCGCCGCAACATTGTATGTTTGTGGGCTCCATGGATCATATGGTCTGAAGTCGGAATTCTCAGAGAAACCGACCATGGAATCATTGTCGTTACTAGCATTGCTTTGACTTATATTGCTACCACCAGACCAACTTTCCCAGCCATTGTCATCTTCAGAATAATAGTCATCATCACCCCAATCTTCTTGATTCTGAAGCTGCTCATTCATATTTTTCACCTCATCTTGCAGCTGTTGAATCTGTGTCTTCTGATCTTTAATGATATCTTCTTgctctgaaaaataaaaacatggcATATTTTAAGagggtttttttctcattcaatTTCGAAACAAGTTCAAGAGTGCCTTCAACTTGTTTACTGATCAGTATCTTTTAAAGCAACATGAAGCAGAACAGAGTCTTTGTCTTTAACAGGGTCATATGAGCAGTTCAACAATGAGAAGAGAGTCTGTCAACAAAGGGAATGGAGACATATGTCAGTACCATGACCAAGTTCCCAAGTACATGTGCAAGTAACAAGAAAGAGCTGTCTTCTTCTTAGCTGTTTTGTTAATCGCATATTTTAGACTTAAAGATACCTTTAACTTTGGCTTTTAATTCCTCAAGACAAGAATGGGAGCGCATCTTCTTCACAAATACTGTCAAGCCACAGAACTTGGGGCACATTCCTTCAGCCAAATCACAAGTTGACTCATGCTTTGCTAAGTTTTTTCTGATCAGTTCTCGTTTACATAGTCTATGCTTGCACTTAATTTTCTTATAAGGGCAGACATCATCATGTACATCAGTGTGATGTTCAGTCATCCACACCTCTTGGCAACCATTGGCGTGATTAACACAACGTAGTCTTAGTCTGTTGATCATGTTTTGTAGCAGCGGTAGCACATTTTGGAGCTGGTCCTTCCTTGTGATCCCTCGGCATGTTGGACATGTTCGATGTTTCTCAAGCCAAGTCTCAATACACACTTGGCAGAATACATGACGACATGGAGTTTCTTTGGGTTGGTCGAGCACCCCTTGGCAGATGCAGCACACCAATTCAGCATCTGGTGGAACCTCAAATCGGTCGACATCAAATCGAGACATCTTTTAAAAGCAGATATCTGGAAAagaaatcaaattcaaaatttgtatTTCACACTCTTGCAATGCTTTTCACGCATAATAGGCCTACTCCACTCGGTCTCAGAGCCTCTTTGATCTAGACAGAGACTGCCGGAGGTTGGCTACTGCATATCAGATCCATCCCCCTGGGCCAGGCAGGAGGACCGTAATTCATTTGCTGTTGTAAAAGTCACTCTGTTGATGTCTCACTCGACCTGGCCTAGGTCTATCCGACAATAAGACACCACAAGAAACGTGTACATTTACCAACACTACTTTGACTTAGGACTGGGCcatgatcatgtaggcctacagcaaacactaacactaacagcaaGCGACATTTTTTCGGACAGTACAAAGAAAGGCGTTTATTTCAGATAACCAATGACATTTCTACTTATATCTTACCCTCAAGgaacagagtaaataccttgaTTAGTAAGGAAGTGGTTAGATTTCATCATTTGCAGGTAATTCTTTACTTATTCGacacttttcatcaaaaaactTATGATATTTTTCCCAAAATTttgcagtgttgttgttgtcggtGAGAATTCCGGATACTTTCCTCTGCTACCGTAAACCAACAaggtagactctttcaccagtctcatCTAcgcactcattacagagactggtacttgacggtaattcactcgtcatgatctcgatttgggggcgtaagcttccggtgttTGATCACGTGTTTCTGAAAAAGATGGGCAACCTCGAGCCAAGGAATACCCGTGTGATCGGTATTGACAGtccatccactgtatgcacgaTTCGCCTCGGGTGAATCAATGAGGCCTcctcgaccctccactgcgcaGCGGATAGGAATGAGGTTACCTAGACTTTACAAATGGCAGAAATGGCTCAACGTGACACGTCAACGATATGTTTGTTCGATGTTGACGGGACTTTGACAGCCCCTAGATTGGTAAATACATGCTTGATAGAAAGAACGTAGCTTTAAGACCATGACAGGTTCCTTGCAGTTAGCTGGAAGTCTTTTTTTACGCCTAAAGGTTGATTTAAAGTTAATAGATGATGTCTCAAATTAGGTGAGAGTCACCTACCAGGTGAGTTGGAACTAAAATTTAATATGAAGTGCTTTGGATAGTGGGCCTGGCACCTATTTCTGTTTCCTTTTTAATATTCCTCTTCAGAGTGTCACTTCCGAAATGACAGAGTATCTTCAGGAATTAAAGAAAAAGGTTGTTgttggtgtagtaggaggatcTGATCTGGCAAAAATCCAGGAACAGCTTGGTGGCAATGGTATGTTCACAAACTTCATTTTGCTCCAGTTCTTTATTTTTGGGAACACATTTCATTTGGAGCCTGCCAGTCACCACTCATGGGTGTGGACACATCAATCTGGAGGTTTTCACGACACCATAGGGAGACCATGTGTGGAGATGGAGCCCATTTGGAGTCCACAACCATTACCATGGGGAGACACTCCTGCTatttggagacagtcacaaccatggaGCTACACATCCCATTTGGAGACGGTCAAGAGCATGGGGATGTGTGGGGCGACACATGTATTTTGGAGACAATTGCAACTGTGGAACATTTGTGTGGTGGTGGATACCATTTGGAGATTGTAACAACCCTGGGTAGACCACTAGATGAATTGTTTGGGCTCTGGATTATCCTTGTACAAACTGTCCATTGATTAATTCAGTGATGTCGAATTCTTTTATAGTGATCAAGGACTATGACTACTGTTTCTCGGAGAATGGTCTAGTGGCTCACAAAGGTGGTGATTTTCTGGAAAAAACTGTAAGTCATTCAAATGAGTAGGTCTACTGGTAGTTGTACCTAAAACTCTTAAATGACCTGGTCTAAGGATGTTTGTTCCTTTATGCCCTTCATAATAGAAATTTGTACCTTGCTGTCCCTCATTGGTTGTCAAATCAAGACTGGACATTGGACAAAGTACCGCCAACTCGGTATCAATTCATTTAAAGTTACTTGATCATTAAAATAATATTCTGTCTTTAGGACCGTGCAGAATGAGGAGTTAGAGGAAGACACTTACATTTTAGCTTCCACTATACTACAAAAGGTGTTGTTCTTTTCTTTAGAGTATCCAGGAATTTATGGGAGAAGAAAAACTACAGAAATTCATCAACTATGCACTCAAATACATGTCTGAAATCACGCTGCCATGTAAAAGGTTGGTAGAGTTTTCAACTACAAAATTTTGtacttttttcaaataaaacaaataaagtTGTAGTGTTGGTTATATAATGAGGTGCTCCTTTCATAAATGAAGCTTTAAAAAGATATCATGTCTGATGTGTAGAAAAGTTTTGATAAATATTTTAATGGAACAATTGCTTCTTCTTTGAATGGTTCCCTTGAAAGATTGATAAACATATATAAGGTGCAGAAATTGATACACAGTATGAAATATTTGTCTGTTTGAGATTTAACTCGTGTCTTGGTATTTCAGAGGAACTTTTATTGAGTTTCGTACTGGTCTCATTAATGTCTGCCCAGTTGGCCGGAGTTGTTCTCAAGAAGAGCGGATACAGTTCAATGACTATGATCAGGTAAGCAACGCAGATCCACAGAGAGTGATAGACATGTACTCCTTACGAGATCTTTTTGGTTTCAGATGAAACATGCGTTTATCACATGAACACAGCCCACTGTTCGTTGTGATTCTGGTTCCAACAGAAGACAGGTTTGGTGCTGTCATTGTTTTAGTCTGGCATCCCAAATGCGATTCCTCATTCGTCTGTCTGCCATGATCCACACCCGTGATAAGAATGACAGCAATTATAGATTGAGAGTCTCTTAATCTATGTTTCATCTGGTTATCTGTCAAAAGGATCTTCTCATTTCTCTCTGTTTCAGGTTGATGTAATAAGAGCATTTTGAAAGGTGAATTTGTTTCAAGAAATTCCATTTTCTTCCTGAAACATATGGGTACTTTCTTTCTTGTAGGTTCACAATATACGTAAGAAATTTGTAGCTGATTTGGAGAAGCAGTTCCCAGATCTGGGTCTAAAATTTTCCATAGGTAAATAGAAAGTTTGCTATATTTTTCTTGATGGCATCAATGAGGTCTTTGGACAGGGTGAGACTCCTGGCAGGTCTCTTAGCCTTGCATGTCTTACTCTGTCTTGGTGTTTTAGTAGGTACCAGTCGTttatgctcaggttgtagcactGATTAAGCATCACATCTAAGATCTGCTGGAAGGTTTCTGGATAGATTGTGGTTAAAGTGTTATGTCAGATGATAACCTCTACCGTTGTTTATAtgagactataaacccaaaactaTAACTTTTAACTTTAACTAAGAGAACCTAAACTTGTCAACTTAATCAGTAAAATTTTAGTTATTTTCTTGCACCACAGGTGGCCAGATCAGCTTCGATGTCTTCCCCATTGGTTGGGATAAGAGGTTCTGTCTACGATATTTGGAGAACGACTTCAAGACAATTCACTTCTTTGGTGATAAAACTATGAAGGTAAGCAGTCTGTTGCTTCACTCTTGACAGAAGACTATATCAACCTGTCATTTCACCTAACACCTTGGCTGCATCCTTGGTTCCGACCTACAGTGTAGCTCTATCCTCCCGGTGTTCGGTGAGACAGCCAATACAATACGTCCAGCTCATTGTCAATTCCTTGAACATAATCATACATTTATTGTAATTTGCCGCCTTTCTGTATTTCAGGGAGGGAATgatcatgaaatatttgaagACTCGAGAACAATCGGCCACACAGTCACTAGTCCTGCAGATACTATCAAACAGCTCAATGAAATATTTGCATAATCTATCCACTCATCAAATCTTGTGGACTTTCTCAGCTTATTCTCTCACTGTTCTGGAAGTGTTCAAGATTTACTTTCATCTTTTATTAGCTCAAAGCTGCTGGACAATTATGCAATGCCATGGTTTATAACAAAGGGTTAATTGTCGATATCAGTATGAGTTAACcactgtttgaaaaaaatctactAACAAAGCTTTTGATGTATGTAGAATGGTATGGCTTAACTTCTCTCGAACTCTCAAGCTAGCTTAACAGTCAAGGGCTGATAGTGATGGTATATCACGTTCCTTAGAAGGGGTACCAGGTTGGGGATTGCAGATCCATCCACGGACTGTTTGATGCCAAATGATGTGATATGATGCAATGTTTATAACTCGGCTCTCCTGTCTGTTAAATTTGCTTGATGTCACCAACTTTGTCATTCTGAAAACTGCCTTTAGATCAAATCATAGATTACCTTGCATGTAGATTTAGGGAGTCTGACATGTCTTTTCCATCTGATTCTTTGGTGCCAGTGCCTTCCTTAGTGTATTGTGATGATTTCATTATGTGCACACCGTCCATGTGTTGTTTAAATTTATGTTACCTGGtacttacat is drawn from Lineus longissimus chromosome 1, tnLinLong1.2, whole genome shotgun sequence and contains these coding sequences:
- the LOC135497911 gene encoding uncharacterized protein LOC135497911; its protein translation is MAEMAQRDTSTICLFDVDGTLTAPRLSVTSEMTEYLQELKKKVVVGVVGGSDLAKIQEQLGGNVIKDYDYCFSENGLVAHKGGDFLEKTSIQEFMGEEKLQKFINYALKYMSEITLPCKRGTFIEFRTGLINVCPVGRSCSQEERIQFNDYDQVHNIRKKFVADLEKQFPDLGLKFSIGGQISFDVFPIGWDKRFCLRYLENDFKTIHFFGDKTMKGGNDHEIFEDSRTIGHTVTSPADTIKQLNEIFA
- the LOC135485213 gene encoding uncharacterized protein LOC135485213; this encodes MSRFDVDRFEVPPDAELVCCICQGVLDQPKETPCRHVFCQVCIETWLEKHRTCPTCRGITRKDQLQNVLPLLQNMINRLRLRCVNHANGCQEVWMTEHHTDVHDDVCPYKKIKCKHRLCKRELIRKNLAKHESTCDLAEGMCPKFCGLTVFVKKMRSHSCLEELKAKVKEQEDIIKDQKTQIQQLQDEVKNMNEQLQNQEDWGDDDYYSEDDNGWESWSGGSNISQSNASNDNDSMVGFSENSDFRPYDPWSPQTYNVAAAGARMDVVYRVTPPASPTESDQRGTLPAPTLTTSSPARAAGVASPAAAISDHNYYSYDDHTPMRPDSDDYEGSGYSNSQYSNYGTSRDHYDDQSNSQGDGNSQPGSFSWSSGPSGTPIASEDQASFGSFISRSYSRSSSVHSEDDQNSYVSRQSSSNSDSESSGNRVPHHGKFSHVNTSTGSSSDSDSEPGRNTGGKQSTFGKKALTLCVSDDQVTSSGLVEYSVEDNATKSSLEKRSKKRRRGSSESDGGAKQVSSKKVKRSTNYDQTDGTSPSTHTSGSSRSGEGSSLNHNNSTSDNHATLRIRRSQRRPKPVENPSSLPLYSSDSSDSDISYRAPTEAPSDVTISDEHMTDEFSESERNRFETVDRLLDKFCEESDSNDGSWTPSPTYRPNFH